One Porphyromonas pogonae genomic region harbors:
- a CDS encoding tetratricopeptide repeat protein: MKKLFYATALCMVFSTGAFAQKANVKAAEKIAKSDKPNFEEARGLIKSARENAETKADPYTWYVSGLVENQEFEKELIKDMMPNGQGDKTRMYSSLLRVFPFYKTADSLDRVPNDKGKVKPKYEKDIMKDLKSDHLHLINAGAHFMNEKKYDKATEAFDQFLAIKKLPMFAEDNTMTAVDSNAMIAGFYGAVSAYQSKNYDKAISIANAAKDLDYQKNEIYQLLADSYLKKGDSVSYRKVLEEGMKIFPKESYYTLNMTNSFIQNKEYDKAIEFLNNAIAQDPKNAQLYDVMGKLYEQKEDYKKAAEFFQKSIDADPEYAEGYFDLGRTYYNEGVTLKSGEKMDPATEAKAKEWFQKALPMLEKAYKTMPKETYYILGNVYYNLGMNDKQKEIMDANK, encoded by the coding sequence ATGAAAAAGTTATTTTATGCAACAGCACTCTGTATGGTATTCTCTACAGGTGCTTTCGCACAAAAAGCGAATGTAAAGGCAGCCGAGAAAATTGCAAAGTCGGACAAGCCTAATTTCGAGGAAGCTCGTGGCTTAATTAAGTCAGCACGTGAGAATGCCGAGACTAAAGCTGATCCTTATACTTGGTATGTTTCAGGGTTGGTGGAAAACCAGGAGTTTGAAAAAGAACTTATCAAAGACATGATGCCCAACGGCCAAGGTGATAAGACCAGGATGTATAGCTCTCTGTTGAGAGTATTCCCATTCTACAAAACTGCGGATTCTCTGGATCGTGTACCCAACGATAAAGGTAAAGTAAAGCCTAAGTATGAGAAGGACATCATGAAGGATCTCAAGAGCGATCACTTACACCTGATCAACGCCGGTGCACACTTCATGAACGAGAAGAAATATGACAAGGCTACAGAAGCTTTCGATCAGTTCCTTGCCATCAAGAAGTTGCCTATGTTTGCTGAAGACAATACTATGACTGCTGTGGACTCTAATGCTATGATAGCAGGTTTCTACGGAGCTGTTTCGGCTTATCAGAGCAAAAACTATGACAAGGCTATCAGTATCGCAAACGCTGCAAAGGATTTGGACTATCAGAAAAACGAGATCTATCAGTTGCTTGCCGACTCTTACCTCAAGAAAGGTGATAGCGTATCTTACAGAAAGGTACTGGAAGAGGGTATGAAGATTTTCCCAAAAGAATCATACTATACGCTGAACATGACTAACTCTTTCATACAAAACAAAGAGTATGACAAGGCGATCGAATTCCTAAACAATGCTATCGCTCAAGATCCCAAGAACGCACAGCTTTATGACGTAATGGGTAAATTGTATGAGCAAAAAGAGGATTACAAGAAGGCTGCTGAGTTTTTCCAGAAGTCTATCGATGCTGATCCTGAATATGCAGAAGGCTATTTTGACCTGGGAAGAACATACTATAATGAAGGTGTAACTCTGAAATCAGGAGAGAAGATGGATCCGGCCACCGAAGCTAAAGCTAAGGAATGGTTCCAAAAGGCTCTCCCCATGCTCGAAAAAGCATACAAGACTATGCCCAAAGAAACTTACTACATCTTAGGTAATGTGTACTACAACCTGGGTATGAACGACAAGCAGAAAGAAATAATGGATGCCAACAAGTAA
- the ligA gene encoding NAD-dependent DNA ligase LigA has translation MERIEERIRELRNEIDAHNYNYYVLSQPTIEDRDFDFLMKELQQLEAAHPELITPDSPTQRVGSDKTEGFSQIAHRYPMLSLSNTYNYDEVADFYHRVERELSGRNFDIIAELKFDGLSISLIYKHGILSHAVTRGDGQYGDDVTANVRTIRSIPLKLRGHDYPDDIEIRGEILLPFARFNALNKEREQNGEPLFANPRNAASGTLKQLDPSVVAKRQMDAYFYYVPGQPTLPDSHYERLMDCKHWGLKISDAIARCHSLQEVYAFLDYWDVARKNLPVATDGVVLKVDSIKEQEQLGYTAKSPRWAIAYKYQAEQARTKLVSVDYQVGRTGAITPVANLEPVLLSGTVVKRASLHNADFIRDKDLHIGDYVLVEKGGEIIPKIVGTDLTARTESTGEAVTFPTICPACGTPLVRQHGEAAYYCPDSVSCAPQQKGRIEHFCSRKAADINIGPETIDLLYKHHFVNNVSDLYDLTAPQLITLPGIQKKGASKLVASIEKSKDRPFHALLYGLGIRYVGETVAKTLTKAYSDIDSLRAATFEELITIPEIGPKIAESIRIYFDNYDNNHLVDQLLFKGLNFSRPVQEASTSNADTQVLAGKTVVISGVFRHHSRDEYKELVESLGGKMSSSISPKTDFILAGENMGPSKLEKAKQLGVEIKSEDDFRALIGEA, from the coding sequence ATGGAAAGAATAGAAGAACGCATCCGCGAACTCCGCAACGAGATAGATGCGCACAATTATAATTACTACGTACTCTCCCAACCGACAATTGAAGACAGGGACTTCGACTTCCTCATGAAAGAGCTGCAACAGCTCGAAGCCGCTCACCCCGAACTTATCACACCGGACTCCCCTACACAGCGAGTGGGCTCTGATAAGACGGAAGGATTCAGCCAAATAGCTCACCGCTACCCTATGCTCTCGCTAAGCAATACCTATAATTATGATGAGGTGGCAGATTTCTACCACAGGGTGGAGCGGGAGCTTTCGGGAAGAAATTTCGATATTATTGCAGAACTCAAATTCGACGGTCTTTCCATTTCTCTCATTTACAAGCATGGTATACTCTCCCATGCAGTGACACGGGGCGATGGACAGTACGGTGATGATGTCACAGCCAACGTGCGCACCATACGCTCCATACCACTCAAACTCCGAGGGCATGACTACCCTGATGATATAGAAATAAGAGGGGAGATACTACTTCCTTTTGCTCGATTCAACGCCTTGAATAAGGAACGAGAGCAAAACGGTGAACCGCTGTTTGCCAATCCTCGCAATGCGGCCTCCGGTACGCTCAAGCAACTCGATCCCTCCGTTGTGGCCAAGAGGCAAATGGATGCCTACTTCTACTACGTCCCGGGACAACCCACACTGCCCGACAGTCACTACGAGCGTCTCATGGACTGCAAGCACTGGGGGCTCAAAATATCAGATGCCATAGCTCGCTGTCACTCTTTGCAAGAGGTATACGCCTTTTTGGACTACTGGGATGTAGCTCGTAAGAACCTCCCTGTAGCCACTGACGGAGTTGTACTCAAGGTAGACTCCATCAAAGAACAAGAACAACTAGGCTACACTGCCAAAAGCCCCCGATGGGCCATAGCTTACAAGTACCAAGCCGAACAAGCTCGTACCAAGTTGGTATCTGTGGACTACCAAGTAGGTCGCACAGGAGCTATCACACCGGTAGCTAATCTGGAACCTGTGTTGCTTTCAGGTACGGTAGTCAAGAGAGCTTCGCTACACAATGCCGACTTCATACGTGACAAAGACCTCCATATAGGCGACTATGTCCTGGTAGAAAAAGGAGGAGAGATTATCCCCAAAATTGTAGGAACGGATCTGACGGCACGTACAGAAAGTACCGGTGAGGCAGTGACCTTCCCCACCATATGCCCTGCGTGTGGCACGCCTTTGGTGAGGCAGCATGGCGAGGCTGCTTATTACTGCCCTGACAGTGTATCATGCGCACCGCAGCAAAAAGGGCGCATCGAGCATTTCTGTAGTCGCAAAGCTGCCGATATCAATATAGGGCCGGAAACTATAGACCTGCTATACAAGCATCATTTTGTAAACAACGTGTCAGATCTCTATGATCTTACAGCTCCACAGCTTATCACCCTGCCGGGAATACAAAAGAAAGGAGCCTCCAAGCTCGTTGCAAGCATAGAGAAGTCCAAAGACCGTCCTTTCCACGCCTTGCTTTACGGACTAGGCATCCGATATGTGGGAGAAACGGTGGCCAAAACACTCACCAAGGCATATTCGGATATAGATAGCCTCAGAGCTGCTACATTCGAAGAACTCATCACAATACCCGAGATAGGGCCCAAAATAGCCGAGAGTATTCGCATCTATTTTGACAATTACGACAATAACCATTTGGTAGACCAGCTCCTTTTCAAAGGGCTCAATTTCAGCCGTCCCGTACAGGAGGCATCTACATCCAATGCCGACACACAAGTGCTGGCAGGCAAAACGGTAGTCATAAGCGGAGTATTCCGGCATCACAGTCGCGACGAGTATAAGGAGTTAGTGGAAAGTCTGGGAGGCAAGATGTCTTCATCCATTTCCCCCAAAACCGATTTCATCCTTGCGGGAGAAAACATGGGACCTTCCAAACTCGAAAAAGCCAAACAACTCGGTGTCGAAATCAAATCAGAAGACGACTTCCGAGCCCTCATAGGTGAAGCGTAA
- the recR gene encoding recombination mediator RecR, producing the protein MNTQYPSKLVERAVEQFSSLPGIGRKTALRLTLHLLSRPEEYTTVFADTLKDLRLNIVYCKQCHNISDTELCPICANPRRDRQTLCVVQNINDVMAIENTAQYHGLYHVLGGVISPIEGIGPQDLNIASLIQRISDEDIREVILALGTTMEGDTTNFFIHRKLSETGVKISVIARGIAIGDEIEYADEVTLGRSILNRTTFNDSVKF; encoded by the coding sequence ATGAATACTCAATATCCATCCAAACTTGTAGAGCGGGCAGTGGAGCAATTTTCGTCCCTTCCCGGCATTGGTCGCAAAACAGCACTGAGACTAACCTTGCATCTTCTATCACGTCCAGAGGAATACACCACAGTATTTGCAGATACACTCAAAGATCTACGCCTCAACATAGTTTATTGCAAGCAGTGCCACAATATCAGTGATACGGAGCTGTGTCCTATATGTGCCAATCCACGCCGAGACAGACAGACTCTCTGCGTGGTACAAAATATCAATGATGTGATGGCTATTGAGAATACGGCTCAATACCATGGACTATATCACGTACTGGGCGGTGTAATATCTCCCATAGAAGGCATAGGTCCTCAGGATCTCAATATCGCATCTCTGATACAGCGCATCAGTGACGAAGACATCCGTGAAGTGATACTAGCCCTGGGCACTACAATGGAGGGCGATACAACCAATTTCTTTATCCACCGCAAACTGAGTGAGACAGGTGTGAAGATATCAGTGATAGCCCGTGGCATCGCTATAGGTGATGAGATAGAGTATGCTGATGAAGTGACGCTCGGCAGATCGATTCTCAACCGCACCACCTTCAATGACTCCGTCAAGTTTTAA
- the gyrA gene encoding DNA gyrase subunit A, whose amino-acid sequence MIDQEDRIIDINIEDEMKTAYIDYSMSVIVSRALPDVRDGFKPVHRRVLYAMNDMGNTFTNPTKKSAKAVGEVIAKYHPHGDSSVYMTIVRLAQPWSLRYPLVQGQGNFGSIDGDSPAAMRYTEARLSEIAGEMLKDIDKETVDFQNNFDDTILEPTVLPTRIPNLLINGAAGIAVGMATNMPPHNLSECIDGCVAYIESEGEIDIEGLMQHIKAPDFPTGGFIYGYAGVRDAFHTGRGRVVIRSRAEIEQYNNHERIIVSEIPYQVNKAELVGGIAQLISDKKIDGISNISDESNRKGIRVVIDVKKDANASVVLNKLYKMTPLQSSFSVNNIALVNGRPQLLNLKDLIREFIDHRHDVVTRRCEYELRKAQERAHILEGLLIAVDNIDEVINIIRGSQNAQIAQERLIERFHLTEIQARAIVDMRLRALTGLERDKLRAEFDELMNSIKYLEELLGDKVLRMNVVKQELVAIKEKYGDERRSEIVYASEEFNPEDFYADDEMIITISHLGYIKRTPLSEFHTQGRGGVGSKGADSRDEDFVEYIYPASMHATMMLFTAMGRCYWLKVYEIPEGSKNSKGRAIQNLLNIESGDRINAFIRVKNLTTDTEFVNSHYLMFCTKRGIIKKTLLEAYSRPRANGVIAINLAEDDNLVSVRMTNGNSQIVVANKNGRAIRFHESAIRPTGRTAMGVKGMTLDNDGIDEVIGMISIKYPEEETILVVSEKGFGKRSNIEDYRITNRGGKGVKTLNITDKTGKLVDIRSVTDDFDLMIINKSGVAIRVKVRDINVIGRATQGVRLINLDKRSDEIASVCRVISEDEIEEEAQEEIKEKMQDNNEEQSDVIEKDVPTDLFDSDAEDI is encoded by the coding sequence ATGATCGATCAAGAAGACAGAATTATAGACATCAACATTGAGGACGAGATGAAGACAGCGTACATTGACTATTCAATGTCCGTAATCGTGTCTCGTGCTCTGCCTGATGTTCGTGATGGATTCAAACCCGTACACCGCCGTGTGTTGTATGCGATGAATGATATGGGTAACACCTTTACCAATCCCACCAAGAAGTCTGCCAAGGCAGTAGGTGAGGTTATCGCTAAATACCACCCTCATGGCGACTCTTCAGTATACATGACCATAGTGCGTCTGGCACAGCCATGGAGCTTGCGCTACCCGCTGGTGCAGGGACAAGGTAACTTCGGGTCCATAGACGGTGACTCACCGGCAGCTATGCGTTATACCGAGGCTCGTCTCAGCGAGATAGCAGGTGAGATGCTGAAGGATATCGACAAGGAGACTGTGGATTTTCAAAACAACTTCGACGATACTATACTCGAGCCCACGGTGCTTCCCACACGCATACCCAACTTGCTTATCAATGGCGCTGCGGGTATCGCTGTAGGTATGGCTACCAATATGCCTCCCCACAACCTCTCCGAGTGTATAGACGGGTGTGTGGCGTATATAGAATCCGAGGGTGAGATCGATATAGAAGGTCTCATGCAGCATATCAAGGCTCCCGACTTTCCCACAGGAGGGTTTATATACGGATACGCAGGTGTAAGGGATGCCTTCCATACTGGGCGAGGCAGGGTAGTGATCAGAAGCCGTGCCGAGATAGAGCAATACAACAACCATGAGCGTATCATCGTGTCAGAGATACCGTACCAAGTAAATAAGGCCGAGCTTGTAGGTGGTATAGCACAGCTGATATCCGACAAGAAGATCGACGGTATATCGAATATCTCCGATGAGTCGAACCGCAAGGGTATCAGAGTAGTGATAGACGTCAAGAAAGACGCCAATGCATCTGTGGTACTCAACAAATTGTACAAGATGACCCCGTTGCAGAGCTCATTCTCTGTCAATAACATCGCTTTGGTCAATGGACGCCCCCAGCTGCTAAACCTCAAAGACCTCATACGCGAATTTATAGATCACCGCCATGATGTGGTGACACGTCGCTGCGAGTACGAGCTACGCAAAGCGCAGGAGCGTGCTCACATCCTCGAGGGGTTGCTTATTGCTGTTGATAATATAGACGAAGTGATCAACATCATCAGAGGATCACAGAATGCTCAGATAGCTCAGGAGCGACTCATAGAGCGTTTCCATCTCACCGAGATACAGGCTCGTGCCATTGTGGACATGCGTCTCAGGGCTCTTACCGGTCTTGAGAGAGACAAGCTCAGGGCTGAGTTTGACGAGCTGATGAACTCCATCAAATACCTCGAAGAGTTGCTTGGCGACAAAGTGCTGCGTATGAACGTAGTGAAGCAAGAGCTCGTAGCCATCAAAGAAAAATACGGCGATGAGCGTCGCAGTGAAATTGTATATGCTTCGGAGGAGTTCAACCCCGAAGACTTCTATGCCGATGATGAAATGATCATCACCATATCACACCTGGGATACATCAAGCGTACTCCGCTGTCGGAGTTCCATACACAGGGACGTGGCGGTGTAGGCTCCAAGGGTGCTGACTCCAGAGACGAAGACTTTGTAGAGTATATTTACCCGGCCTCCATGCACGCTACCATGATGCTGTTTACCGCTATGGGACGTTGCTACTGGCTCAAGGTGTATGAGATCCCTGAGGGAAGCAAAAACTCCAAAGGACGTGCCATACAAAACCTGCTCAACATCGAGTCCGGTGACCGTATCAATGCCTTTATACGTGTCAAGAACCTTACCACCGACACCGAGTTTGTAAACTCTCACTATCTCATGTTCTGTACCAAGCGAGGCATTATCAAGAAAACACTTCTCGAGGCTTATTCAAGACCTCGTGCCAATGGTGTGATAGCCATCAACCTTGCCGAGGACGACAACCTGGTGAGTGTACGCATGACCAATGGTAATAGCCAGATCGTGGTAGCCAACAAGAACGGACGTGCCATACGCTTCCATGAGTCTGCCATACGCCCCACCGGTCGTACTGCCATGGGTGTAAAGGGTATGACCCTGGACAATGATGGTATAGACGAAGTGATAGGTATGATATCCATCAAGTACCCGGAAGAGGAAACTATCTTGGTGGTGAGCGAGAAGGGATTTGGTAAGCGCTCCAATATCGAGGATTACAGAATAACCAACCGTGGCGGTAAGGGCGTGAAAACGCTGAATATTACCGATAAAACGGGTAAGCTGGTAGACATACGCTCGGTAACGGACGACTTTGACCTCATGATCATCAACAAGAGTGGTGTAGCTATACGTGTCAAAGTAAGAGATATCAATGTGATAGGCCGTGCCACTCAGGGCGTAAGGCTCATCAATCTGGACAAACGTAGCGATGAGATCGCCTCTGTATGCCGTGTGATATCGGAAGACGAGATTGAGGAAGAAGCTCAAGAAGAAATAAAAGAGAAAATGCAGGATAATAATGAAGAGCAGTCGGATGTTATAGAAAAAGATGTCCCTACTGATTTATTTGATTCCGATGCTGAAGATATTTAA
- a CDS encoding UDP-glucose dehydrogenase family protein, which yields MNIAIIGIGYVGLVSAACFAELGATVYCVDVDEDKIEKLKSGIIPIYEPGLDTLVRHGMEAGQLHFSTSISEVLPHVEIVFSAVGTPPDEDGSADLRYVLDVAHTIGRSLEKYCLVVTKSTVPVGTSRLVKQAIQEELYARGRTDLEFDVASNPEFLKEGNAINDFMKPDRVVVGIESERARELMTNLYKPIQLNNFRVLFMDIPSAEMTKYAANAMLATRISFMNDVANLCELVGADVNMVRQGIGSDTRIGNKFLYPGCGYGGSCFPKDVKALIHTARLNGYSMRVLEAVEEVNHDQKKILFNKFHNHFQGNLHGKKAAVWGLAFKPGTDDMREAPAMELIEDLLQAGCEVAVYDPVAMDEGKRRIGDKVRYADDIYDAALDADVIFHVTEWKQFRMPSWGVIKKSMRTPLVIDGRNVFDNSLEQYGITCLGIGVGV from the coding sequence ATGAATATTGCTATCATAGGCATCGGATACGTCGGGCTCGTGAGTGCTGCATGCTTTGCAGAGCTGGGTGCCACCGTATACTGCGTGGACGTAGACGAAGATAAAATAGAGAAACTCAAGAGCGGTATCATCCCCATCTATGAGCCGGGTCTCGATACCTTGGTGCGTCATGGCATGGAAGCCGGTCAGCTACACTTCAGCACATCCATCAGTGAGGTGTTGCCCCATGTGGAAATCGTGTTTAGTGCTGTAGGTACGCCTCCTGATGAAGACGGATCGGCAGATTTGCGCTATGTACTCGACGTAGCCCATACCATCGGCCGCAGTCTCGAAAAGTATTGTCTCGTCGTTACCAAGAGCACAGTACCCGTGGGTACCTCACGGCTTGTCAAGCAAGCTATCCAAGAGGAGCTCTATGCTCGCGGCCGTACAGATCTTGAATTTGATGTGGCTTCCAATCCCGAGTTCCTCAAAGAGGGCAATGCTATCAACGACTTCATGAAACCCGACCGTGTAGTAGTGGGCATAGAGTCCGAGCGTGCCCGTGAGCTCATGACCAATCTGTACAAGCCTATCCAGCTCAATAACTTTAGAGTATTGTTTATGGATATCCCCTCTGCCGAGATGACCAAATATGCTGCCAATGCCATGCTAGCTACCCGCATCAGCTTTATGAACGATGTGGCCAACCTGTGTGAACTCGTGGGAGCCGATGTCAATATGGTGCGGCAAGGTATAGGCTCCGATACCCGTATAGGCAACAAGTTTCTTTATCCCGGCTGTGGATACGGAGGATCATGCTTCCCGAAAGATGTCAAAGCTCTCATTCATACAGCTCGGCTCAATGGATATAGCATGAGAGTGCTTGAAGCTGTAGAAGAGGTCAATCATGACCAAAAGAAGATTCTTTTCAATAAGTTTCACAATCATTTCCAAGGAAATCTCCACGGTAAAAAAGCAGCGGTATGGGGGCTTGCCTTCAAGCCCGGCACTGATGATATGCGTGAAGCTCCCGCCATGGAACTTATTGAGGATCTCCTCCAAGCAGGTTGTGAAGTAGCAGTGTATGATCCGGTAGCCATGGACGAAGGCAAGCGACGCATAGGAGACAAAGTACGCTATGCCGATGATATCTATGATGCAGCCCTTGATGCCGATGTTATTTTCCATGTCACAGAATGGAAACAATTCCGCATGCCATCATGGGGAGTGATCAAGAAATCTATGCGTACACCGTTGGTGATCGATGGACGCAATGTCTTCGACAATTCGTTGGAGCAGTACGGCATCACCTGTCTGGGCATAGGTGTGGGAGTGTAG
- a CDS encoding GNAT family N-acetyltransferase codes for MQACFKSKNISFRAIEPQDAELLFRWENDTTAWSSGDNLNPVSKAFIQNYVTTSHRSLFDEGYLRLIILENSGKTAIGNISLYDYDAFHKRVSLGIYIDSRYRQHGYGKEALQMLSSYVLDKLRLHQLYAFVSDLNTPAKSLFISAGFKATAVLPQWIWAEGEYQSINVFQLWKE; via the coding sequence ATGCAAGCCTGTTTCAAATCGAAAAACATAAGCTTCAGGGCAATAGAGCCACAAGATGCCGAACTTCTTTTCCGCTGGGAAAACGACACCACGGCATGGAGTAGTGGCGACAACCTCAATCCTGTGAGCAAAGCATTTATCCAAAACTATGTCACGACATCGCACCGCAGCCTCTTTGACGAGGGTTATCTCCGACTCATTATTCTTGAAAACTCAGGTAAAACTGCCATAGGCAACATATCTCTTTATGACTACGACGCCTTTCACAAAAGGGTGTCGCTGGGCATCTACATTGACAGCCGCTACCGGCAACACGGCTACGGTAAGGAAGCTTTACAAATGCTATCGTCCTACGTTTTGGACAAACTCAGGCTTCACCAACTTTACGCCTTCGTCTCAGACCTCAACACGCCTGCGAAGTCGTTATTTATATCTGCCGGATTCAAAGCCACAGCCGTCTTACCTCAATGGATATGGGCTGAAGGTGAGTACCAATCGATCAACGTATTTCAACTATGGAAAGAATAG
- a CDS encoding HU family DNA-binding protein, with protein MLFTVEKRKALVGKLKGKTVYYAKPAPTQTLSLRTIANDIADSCSLTAADVEATLHRLSYVMKRELMSGKRINLGDLGIFSVSFRSQFVEKADDVDARKIKKPRVVLRQNKEMRMWAKDITLAVEDPKNFKTKKPGDHNPDPGNPGNNPGSGL; from the coding sequence ATGTTATTTACTGTAGAAAAAAGAAAAGCTCTTGTGGGCAAGCTCAAAGGAAAAACGGTGTATTACGCCAAGCCCGCACCTACCCAAACCCTATCTCTACGCACCATCGCCAACGACATTGCAGACTCATGCAGCCTTACTGCTGCGGATGTGGAGGCTACTCTGCACAGACTCAGCTATGTGATGAAGCGTGAACTTATGAGCGGTAAGCGTATCAATCTGGGTGATTTGGGCATATTTAGCGTCAGTTTCCGTTCGCAATTTGTGGAGAAAGCCGACGATGTGGATGCCCGAAAGATTAAGAAACCCAGAGTAGTACTCAGGCAAAACAAGGAGATGCGCATGTGGGCAAAAGATATCACCTTGGCAGTGGAAGACCCCAAAAACTTCAAGACAAAGAAGCCCGGTGATCATAACCCGGATCCCGGTAATCCCGGTAATAATCCCGGGTCAGGGTTGTAA
- a CDS encoding YaaA family protein, translating into MIVLISPAKTFADPAKIKSPVEMTMPRYREYARKIALAASGLKPDDIARSMEVNSKIAGKAYLHWQSFLNPSEPCAPAALLYSGMVFKKLDAATFSSDTWSYAADHLRITSFAYGMLAPADGIVPYRMEGNVELPVPVSGKVFDYWRPLMTDIFIAEIQRAGGVLCYLASEEMKQLFDWNRVEKSVRVITPLFMVPQAGGKLKQIVIYTKMARGLMARHILQHRITDPEQLKGFSPNGFVYSDGDSGARTSADEWIYILSE; encoded by the coding sequence ATGATAGTTCTTATATCCCCCGCCAAAACATTTGCCGATCCTGCCAAGATCAAAAGCCCCGTAGAGATGACTATGCCACGCTACCGGGAGTATGCCCGCAAGATAGCCCTAGCCGCTTCGGGGCTGAAGCCTGATGATATAGCGAGGAGTATGGAGGTCAACAGTAAGATAGCCGGCAAGGCGTATTTGCATTGGCAGTCGTTTCTCAACCCATCCGAGCCTTGTGCTCCTGCGGCATTGCTGTACTCAGGTATGGTATTCAAGAAGCTTGATGCTGCTACGTTTTCTTCTGATACTTGGTCATATGCTGCTGACCACTTGCGTATCACCTCCTTTGCCTACGGTATGCTTGCGCCGGCTGATGGTATAGTGCCGTATCGAATGGAGGGAAATGTGGAGCTACCTGTGCCGGTGAGTGGTAAGGTATTTGATTATTGGAGACCGCTTATGACGGATATCTTTATTGCCGAGATACAGCGGGCGGGTGGCGTGTTGTGTTATTTGGCAAGTGAGGAGATGAAGCAATTGTTTGATTGGAACAGGGTGGAAAAATCAGTGCGTGTCATCACGCCGTTGTTTATGGTACCACAGGCAGGCGGTAAACTCAAACAAATAGTGATCTATACCAAAATGGCTCGAGGCCTCATGGCTCGACATATATTGCAGCATCGTATTACCGACCCTGAACAGCTCAAAGGGTTTAGCCCCAACGGTTTCGTATATAGTGACGGGGACTCCGGCGCACGCACGTCTGCAGATGAGTGGATCTATATCCTCTCGGAATAG